One window of the Selenomonadales bacterium genome contains the following:
- the murA gene encoding UDP-N-acetylglucosamine 1-carboxyvinyltransferase — MDRFVIAGGRPLCGTVKVQGAKNSALPTIAACLLTEEPVRLRNIPKLTDINAMCSILHSLGAECEWDGDDLVVSAERISSCVIPDDLMREMRSSIILLGPLLARSGRVTASYPGGCAIGSRPIDLHLKGLRALGAQIEDEGHGLLQACVETLQGADIHLTLPSVGATENIMMAATLALGETIIRNAAREPEIVDLQNFLNAMGAEISGAGTDLIRIRGVNRLHGAEYTIIPDRIVAGTYLLGAVMTGGQVTVFPAPAEQLESLLVALREMGALVFVDGCGVTAVGRGRPKALDSIKTSPFPGFPTDLQAPLSAALCLAEGTSVLTETVFESRFKHVDELNRLGARINVVGRSAVIRGVGGLTGAMVTASDLRAGAALTLAGLAARGITVVDEVHHIARGYASMLSDLQTLGAAIERI, encoded by the coding sequence GTGGACCGTTTTGTAATCGCGGGGGGGCGGCCTCTTTGCGGCACTGTCAAGGTGCAGGGGGCCAAGAACTCGGCTCTACCAACCATTGCTGCCTGTCTCTTAACCGAAGAACCTGTTAGGTTGCGCAATATCCCAAAGTTGACCGACATCAATGCAATGTGCAGTATTCTACATAGTTTGGGCGCGGAGTGCGAATGGGACGGCGACGATTTGGTTGTCTCCGCCGAGCGGATTAGTAGCTGTGTTATACCCGATGATCTTATGCGTGAGATGAGGTCTTCGATCATCCTGCTCGGCCCGCTTCTAGCCCGCTCCGGGCGCGTAACGGCGTCCTATCCCGGTGGTTGCGCCATAGGTTCACGGCCGATTGATTTGCATCTGAAAGGGCTGCGAGCTCTCGGGGCGCAGATCGAAGATGAGGGGCACGGACTCCTGCAGGCGTGTGTGGAGACACTGCAGGGAGCCGATATTCACCTTACCTTGCCAAGTGTCGGGGCGACCGAAAACATTATGATGGCGGCGACGTTGGCTCTAGGGGAGACGATTATCCGCAATGCGGCGAGAGAACCGGAGATTGTAGATTTACAGAACTTCCTTAACGCCATGGGGGCCGAAATTTCGGGTGCAGGCACCGACCTAATACGCATTAGGGGGGTAAATCGCCTGCACGGGGCGGAGTACACTATTATTCCGGACCGCATTGTGGCGGGGACGTATCTGCTAGGCGCGGTTATGACAGGTGGCCAGGTAACGGTTTTCCCGGCGCCGGCTGAGCAGCTCGAATCGCTCTTGGTTGCACTGCGGGAAATGGGTGCTCTGGTATTTGTTGACGGTTGCGGCGTTACGGCGGTAGGTCGGGGGCGACCGAAAGCACTCGATTCAATAAAGACTTCCCCCTTCCCGGGTTTCCCGACTGATTTGCAGGCCCCGCTCTCGGCGGCTTTGTGCTTGGCAGAAGGCACATCTGTTTTGACCGAGACGGTGTTTGAGAGCCGTTTCAAGCACGTCGATGAGCTTAATCGCCTCGGCGCGCGCATTAATGTCGTGGGACGAAGCGCAGTTATCCGAGGAGTTGGCGGCCTGACAGGAGCAATGGTAACCGCGAGTGACCTGCGGGCCGGTGCGGCACTGACCCTAGCTGGCCTTGCCGCACGCGGCATAACGGTAGTGGACGAAGTACATCACATTGCGCGCGGCTACGCCAGCATGCTCTCTGATTTGCAGACGCTAGGCGCGGCCATTGAGAGAATTTAG
- the murG gene encoding undecaprenyldiphospho-muramoylpentapeptide beta-N-acetylglucosaminyltransferase, with translation MQKLRVLLAGGGTGGHIYPAIALAKEVERRHAHAEILFVGAARGMEREIVPAAGYRLATLEIMSFPRRPSFKQMQSAWLALRALVAARSLVREFAPHVVVGTGGYAAGPLLLSAALLGYPTLIHEQNAFPSLTNRILGRFVRAIAVSHAAARAHFPTDKVRVTGNPLRAELFSVDRQRARQELGLSDQEKLLVVVGGSGGAQAVNQAVIGAYSALLQAGIVVYHVTGKRYYNSTLDAARHLPPRRIRVVDYAANMPEVLAAADLVVSRAGGITAELALLGKPAILIPLPSAPNDHQLHNARVAAQAGGAILLEERFLTGQALASTVCELFRDPALLGKMSANSKTLAFPDATRDLCDLMEQVMRRAL, from the coding sequence ATGCAGAAGCTACGTGTATTACTTGCCGGAGGCGGCACAGGCGGTCATATCTACCCAGCCATTGCCTTGGCTAAAGAAGTTGAAAGGCGTCACGCTCACGCCGAGATTCTCTTTGTCGGTGCGGCGCGCGGCATGGAGCGGGAGATAGTGCCAGCTGCCGGGTATAGGCTGGCAACGCTTGAGATAATGTCCTTTCCGCGCCGACCTTCGTTTAAGCAGATGCAGAGTGCCTGGTTAGCACTGCGGGCACTCGTCGCAGCGCGCAGTTTGGTACGCGAGTTTGCGCCCCACGTCGTCGTCGGGACAGGCGGATATGCTGCGGGGCCGCTGTTACTTTCCGCGGCGCTACTAGGCTACCCGACGCTTATACATGAGCAAAACGCCTTCCCCAGTCTAACCAACAGAATCTTAGGCAGGTTCGTGCGCGCCATTGCCGTAAGCCATGCCGCAGCCCGAGCTCACTTTCCGACCGATAAAGTCCGAGTAACAGGGAATCCGCTGCGAGCGGAGCTGTTCTCGGTAGACAGACAACGCGCACGCCAAGAACTTGGCCTAAGCGACCAAGAGAAGCTCTTGGTTGTAGTAGGAGGGAGCGGAGGCGCACAGGCGGTTAACCAAGCGGTGATTGGCGCTTACTCTGCCCTTCTGCAGGCCGGGATAGTCGTATATCATGTGACGGGTAAGCGGTATTACAACTCTACTCTCGACGCGGCGCGTCACCTTCCTCCCCGACGCATTCGCGTGGTTGACTACGCTGCGAATATGCCGGAGGTTCTAGCGGCGGCAGATTTGGTTGTGTCCCGTGCGGGGGGAATAACTGCCGAACTCGCTTTGCTCGGCAAGCCGGCCATCCTTATCCCCCTGCCTAGTGCGCCTAACGACCATCAGCTCCATAATGCCCGTGTCGCGGCGCAGGCGGGCGGGGCGATACTGCTAGAGGAGCGGTTTCTTACAGGACAAGCCTTAGCGAGCACTGTATGTGAGTTGTTCCGCGACCCCGCGCTACTTGGCAAAATGAGCGCTAACAGCAAGACGTTAGCCTTCCCTGATGCCACGCGTGACCTCTGTGACTTAATGGAACAAGTCATGCGGCGAGCGCTCTAA
- the ftsW gene encoding putative lipid II flippase FtsW has product MKMKHRSPDYILLAAIMSLICIGVVMVYSASTSLSYAMVGHEWHFIIRQILWTVLGTVALYVASRINYRKWQQLAGLGLVCTVILLLFVWMPGIGVTIQGSSRWINLGVVRVQPSEVAKVTLMIWLADRLARRPGRLTSFIRGTLPLLAVAGLIGSLILLQPDLGTAVAIILVFGLVLFVAGLPMTQTIALVGVGGVVLAQLIRMAPYRFERYMAFLDPWKDPLDTGYQIIQSLYAIGTGGLFGRGFGGGQQKRFFLPEPHNDFIFSTLAEELGFLGGALLIFLFAVLAVRGMRVALRAPDRFGSLLATGITSMVISQAMINIAVVTASVPVTGITLPLVSYGGSSLLIIMGSLGILLNVSKHISE; this is encoded by the coding sequence ATGAAGATGAAACACCGCTCTCCCGACTACATACTGCTGGCGGCAATTATGTCGCTCATTTGTATAGGCGTGGTGATGGTGTATAGTGCTAGCACTTCACTGTCATATGCGATGGTGGGACATGAGTGGCACTTCATCATTAGGCAGATTCTCTGGACAGTCCTAGGTACTGTCGCCCTCTACGTGGCCAGCCGTATTAACTACCGCAAGTGGCAGCAGCTTGCCGGCCTAGGTCTTGTGTGCACCGTAATCCTCTTGCTTTTTGTCTGGATGCCGGGCATAGGGGTCACAATTCAGGGCTCTTCTAGGTGGATAAACCTAGGAGTAGTGCGAGTGCAGCCCTCGGAGGTGGCGAAGGTCACTTTAATGATTTGGTTAGCCGACAGGCTGGCTAGGCGACCGGGGCGGCTCACTTCGTTCATACGCGGCACTCTGCCTTTACTCGCAGTAGCGGGGCTCATCGGATCGCTTATCTTGCTACAGCCTGACCTTGGCACTGCCGTGGCCATTATCTTAGTCTTTGGGTTGGTTCTGTTTGTGGCCGGCTTGCCTATGACGCAGACGATAGCATTAGTTGGCGTCGGGGGGGTGGTGTTGGCACAGCTGATACGCATGGCACCCTACCGTTTCGAGCGCTATATGGCCTTCCTCGACCCGTGGAAGGATCCGTTAGACACGGGCTATCAGATTATCCAGTCGTTGTACGCAATCGGTACAGGAGGCCTGTTTGGGCGAGGCTTCGGCGGGGGACAACAGAAGCGCTTCTTCTTGCCCGAGCCACACAACGACTTTATTTTTTCTACCCTCGCCGAGGAGCTGGGATTCCTCGGGGGGGCACTGCTCATTTTCCTCTTTGCGGTCCTGGCGGTGCGTGGCATGCGGGTGGCTCTCAGGGCCCCGGATCGCTTCGGTAGCCTCTTAGCTACCGGAATTACGTCAATGGTCATATCGCAGGCGATGATTAATATCGCCGTCGTCACCGCTTCTGTGCCGGTTACCGGTATCACTCTGCCTTTGGTCAGCTATGGAGGCAGCTCTCTCTTGATCATTATGGGTTCACTCGGAATTTTGCTCAACGTCTCGAAGCACATCAGCGAATGA
- the mraY gene encoding phospho-N-acetylmuramoyl-pentapeptide-transferase has protein sequence MQIEFWYIGIAALVASLALGALTLPLLTRLRLGQVIRSDGPQSHLAKKGTPTMGGIIFLAPAVALLWLLGVRMSLDPARIMVISVLTLGFGLVGLTDDALKVVFRRPLGLLAREKLLWQALLTVSAALILHFIGHSTRVMIPFLGLPLELGPLYWALLLVWGMGFSNAVNLTDGVDGLAAGTVALSSLAYIGIGLATNRPEVVLFAVALTGSLLGFLYFNAHPARVFMGDVGSLALGGGLVAMSVLTKTELLLPVIGLVYVWSTLSVILQVTFFRLSHGRRLFRMAPFHHALELRGWSEKRIVGVYYLVGLLCTAVGLLAL, from the coding sequence ATGCAGATTGAGTTTTGGTACATTGGCATTGCCGCTCTCGTCGCCAGTTTGGCGCTAGGCGCGCTGACCTTGCCGCTCTTAACGCGCCTGCGGTTAGGGCAGGTCATTAGGTCTGACGGTCCGCAGTCGCACCTGGCGAAAAAAGGTACGCCGACTATGGGCGGAATTATCTTTCTTGCGCCCGCGGTAGCGCTCCTATGGCTTCTAGGGGTCAGGATGTCGCTTGATCCGGCACGAATCATGGTAATTTCGGTTCTGACGCTTGGGTTTGGCTTGGTGGGACTCACTGACGACGCCCTAAAGGTCGTCTTTCGGCGTCCCCTAGGCTTACTGGCGCGAGAGAAGCTTCTCTGGCAAGCGCTGTTGACGGTGTCTGCGGCTTTAATCTTACATTTTATCGGTCACAGCACGCGCGTCATGATTCCATTCCTGGGTCTTCCGCTTGAGCTTGGACCTCTCTATTGGGCGCTGCTTTTGGTATGGGGGATGGGCTTTAGCAATGCGGTTAATCTGACAGATGGCGTAGACGGTTTGGCGGCTGGGACGGTTGCACTCTCGAGTCTGGCCTATATCGGTATTGGGCTGGCCACAAACAGACCCGAAGTAGTGCTTTTTGCCGTAGCCTTAACCGGTTCCTTGCTAGGATTTCTTTACTTTAACGCTCATCCCGCGCGCGTGTTTATGGGTGATGTGGGCTCGCTTGCGCTCGGAGGGGGGTTGGTGGCTATGAGTGTTCTCACTAAGACCGAGCTACTCCTTCCCGTAATAGGTTTGGTCTATGTCTGGAGCACGCTCTCCGTTATCCTGCAGGTTACCTTTTTTCGCCTCTCCCACGGGCGCCGCTTGTTTCGCATGGCTCCTTTCCACCATGCGCTGGAACTTAGAGGTTGGTCGGAGAAAAGAATAGTCGGGGTTTACTACCTTGTTGGACTGCTCTGTACTGCGGTGGGCTTACTTGCACTCTAA
- a CDS encoding UDP-N-acetylmuramoyl-tripeptide--D-alanyl-D-alanine ligase encodes MTSLRLDWVAEVTGGQLLGEAVTAEGVATDSRKVSAGQLFFALPGAREDGHAHIAAALRAGAVAVVASRTGEYGCPLVMVEDTRQALARLARAYMARVNPRVVAITGSVGKTSCKELTAAAIASQFSVLKSGGNQNTEVGLPLSVLSHQQEEVMVLEMAMRGFGQIAFLTEIAPPDVAVVTNIGEAHIELLGSRDNIARAKAEILQGSKAKSIAVLNRDDEYYEYLARWAKGPVISFGVHSQADWVIGEGEADALLRYSFALRREREQYFVRCPWPGRHHIYNAAAAVATAAAVGVDPNRAIEAIAVCAPSEHRLNVLRSADGVVVIDDTYNASPISMLAALATLSETKTAGRRIAVLGSMYELGHRSKAAHQEVGSAAAAVCDIVITVGAEALDIAAEVSSRGTKPVYSCQTPTEALSLLRREQRPGDVVLIKGSRGLRLEQIVAAVLKGVESNAD; translated from the coding sequence GTGACTAGCCTCAGACTCGACTGGGTAGCCGAAGTGACGGGTGGGCAGTTATTAGGTGAGGCCGTGACTGCCGAAGGGGTGGCCACGGACAGCCGTAAAGTTTCTGCGGGACAGCTCTTCTTCGCCTTGCCGGGGGCTAGGGAGGATGGGCATGCGCACATTGCGGCCGCACTTAGGGCGGGGGCTGTGGCAGTTGTTGCGTCGCGTACAGGCGAGTATGGATGTCCTCTAGTGATGGTAGAGGATACGCGCCAGGCGCTAGCAAGACTCGCTCGTGCCTACATGGCTCGCGTGAACCCGCGCGTCGTGGCGATTACCGGCAGCGTCGGCAAAACCAGCTGCAAAGAGCTGACGGCAGCCGCTATTGCCTCTCAGTTCAGCGTACTAAAGAGCGGCGGCAACCAAAACACGGAAGTTGGCCTGCCGCTGAGCGTCCTCAGCCATCAACAGGAGGAAGTCATGGTGCTGGAGATGGCTATGCGTGGCTTTGGACAGATAGCTTTTCTCACGGAAATTGCTCCGCCGGACGTGGCGGTGGTGACAAACATCGGTGAAGCCCACATTGAGCTTCTGGGTTCGCGGGATAACATAGCCCGCGCCAAGGCAGAAATCCTGCAGGGGAGTAAGGCTAAGTCCATAGCCGTACTTAACCGTGACGACGAGTACTATGAGTACCTGGCGCGGTGGGCCAAAGGGCCGGTCATATCCTTTGGTGTGCATAGTCAGGCAGATTGGGTAATAGGCGAGGGAGAGGCTGACGCGCTGCTGCGCTACTCCTTTGCTCTGCGCCGCGAGAGAGAGCAATACTTTGTACGCTGTCCCTGGCCAGGACGTCACCACATCTACAATGCGGCCGCGGCAGTCGCGACGGCGGCGGCTGTGGGCGTAGATCCAAACAGGGCAATAGAAGCGATTGCCGTCTGTGCACCTAGTGAACACCGCCTGAATGTCTTGCGGTCTGCGGACGGCGTAGTAGTGATTGATGACACCTATAATGCAAGTCCCATCTCCATGCTCGCAGCATTAGCGACACTAAGTGAAACCAAAACGGCCGGACGGCGAATAGCCGTGCTCGGGAGTATGTACGAGCTCGGCCACCGCAGTAAGGCTGCGCATCAGGAAGTAGGGAGTGCCGCGGCCGCAGTCTGTGATATAGTGATCACCGTCGGCGCCGAAGCGCTAGACATTGCGGCAGAAGTCTCTTCGCGCGGCACTAAGCCGGTGTACTCCTGCCAAACGCCGACTGAGGCCTTGTCGTTGCTTAGGCGCGAGCAGAGGCCCGGAGACGTCGTGCTGATTAAAGGCTCGCGCGGGCTCCGCCTGGAGCAGATAGTGGCAGCCGTACTCAAAGGGGTCGAGTCTAATGCAGATTGA
- a CDS encoding UDP-N-acetylmuramoyl-L-alanyl-D-glutamate--2,6-diaminopimelate ligase — translation MQFSYLLSGVAVQACGGDAQVTGITHFAGDVKPGSVYVALVGQRADGHDYIPEAINRGASGIVATRQVTLPPHIAWAVVEDGRLALAELAAKFFGYPSRRLRVIGVTGTNGKTTTTYLIKSILRQAGRTVGLIGTVQVEVGERVLPVKFTTPEAPELQALLKHMADMGASHAVMEVSSHALAMRRVASLDYTTAVFTNLTQDHLDFHGTMENYYQAKAKLFTEAQDFAGRTAVVNVDDAYGERLAKVSRGQVLSFGLAQIADIHATAIQSNARGSSFVLHTPWGEREVAIVTPGAHSIYNALAAAGASLVEGASLEDVERGLRLSGVPGRMEPIDEGQQFAVLVDYAHSPDGLENVLRAVKDFVHGKIILVFGCGGDRDRGKRPLMGEIACRYADVVVITSDNPRSEDPLEIIGDILAGISRSEGSDGLKVEPDRRKAIRLAIALADKGDVVLIAGKGHETTQTTRAGVSHFDDREEARSALRACCRD, via the coding sequence GTGCAATTCTCATATCTCTTATCGGGTGTAGCTGTGCAGGCGTGCGGCGGCGATGCGCAGGTGACGGGGATCACGCATTTCGCGGGCGACGTTAAGCCTGGCTCTGTTTACGTGGCACTCGTGGGACAGCGCGCCGACGGGCACGACTATATACCTGAGGCCATTAATCGAGGAGCCTCAGGCATCGTCGCTACGCGGCAAGTGACACTTCCTCCCCACATCGCCTGGGCGGTGGTCGAAGATGGGCGATTAGCGTTAGCAGAGCTGGCGGCGAAGTTCTTTGGCTACCCATCGCGCAGACTCCGGGTTATCGGCGTCACCGGCACGAACGGCAAGACGACCACGACTTACCTTATCAAGAGTATACTCCGCCAAGCGGGACGCACTGTCGGCCTCATCGGCACCGTACAAGTCGAAGTGGGAGAGCGAGTGCTGCCAGTGAAGTTCACTACGCCTGAAGCCCCGGAGCTGCAGGCATTGCTTAAGCACATGGCGGATATGGGCGCGAGCCACGCTGTCATGGAAGTATCATCGCATGCTTTAGCTATGCGGCGTGTGGCCAGCCTAGATTACACCACGGCAGTCTTCACTAACCTCACGCAGGACCACCTCGATTTTCACGGTACCATGGAAAACTATTACCAGGCTAAGGCTAAGCTGTTCACTGAGGCACAAGATTTTGCAGGGAGAACGGCTGTGGTAAATGTTGACGACGCCTATGGGGAGCGCCTAGCCAAAGTAAGTCGCGGACAAGTTCTGAGCTTCGGGCTTGCGCAGATAGCCGACATACACGCCACCGCGATTCAGTCTAATGCACGTGGTTCGTCATTTGTCCTGCACACGCCTTGGGGTGAGCGGGAAGTAGCCATTGTCACGCCCGGTGCGCACAGCATCTATAATGCATTGGCGGCAGCCGGTGCGTCGCTCGTAGAGGGGGCTAGCTTGGAAGATGTGGAGCGCGGGCTCCGTTTGTCCGGTGTCCCCGGTCGCATGGAGCCAATCGACGAGGGACAGCAATTTGCCGTACTCGTAGACTACGCCCATTCTCCCGACGGACTGGAGAACGTGCTGCGGGCGGTGAAAGATTTTGTGCACGGGAAGATTATCCTTGTCTTTGGCTGCGGCGGTGACCGCGACCGAGGGAAGCGTCCTCTCATGGGCGAGATTGCTTGCCGCTACGCCGATGTAGTCGTGATCACTTCCGACAACCCCCGTTCGGAAGACCCCCTGGAAATCATTGGCGATATATTGGCGGGGATTTCGCGCAGTGAGGGTAGTGACGGTCTTAAGGTCGAGCCTGACCGCCGCAAAGCAATAAGACTCGCCATCGCGCTCGCGGATAAAGGCGACGTTGTCTTAATCGCCGGCAAAGGTCACGAAACTACGCAAACGACCCGTGCAGGCGTATCGCATTTTGACGACAGGGAAGAGGCTAGGTCTGCTCTTAGGGCGTGCTGCCGTGACTAG
- a CDS encoding stage V sporulation protein D, which yields MSTPKSFRTRAGLLLAVFVVALFGLVLRLGFLQFVRGPMLTRLAIAQWMRDAPVDPRRGVIYDRQGRELAISADVDSIVASPARITEPRETAKKLAAVLGLAEDTIYELLTRRQSRVYVARRVTEAQAAAVRALALPGIHFDIETARFYPFGTLASHVLGFAGRDGQGLDGVELTYDSILRGTAGKVRTPTDNKGNPLPNAYPEYVPPVDGRSIVLTIDEVIQHIVERELDIAMAKHQAQAALAVAMNPRTGEILAMANRPTYDPNRFNLYPVELRRNAAVSDSFEPGSTFKLVTAAAALNEDLVRETDRFYCPGYVVVAGVRLSCWRTRGHGSLNFSQVMDLSCNPGFVNVGQKLGQEALFRYIAEFGFGRRTGVDLPGEATGIMFRQVGPVELATTSFGQGPAVTPLQQVVAISAIANDGRRMRPRLVNQIKDNHGNGVETFAPEEVARPVTAETARRLQALLESAVVHGSGRNAFIEGYRVAGKTGTAQVPRPGGGYFPDRYIASFIGFAPADDPQVALLVMVRDPRGPYGYYGSQVAAPAFRAMMVDILRYLRVQPAPTAASELQPNPIVVPELRGLTTTAAVAHLRDLGLNLRIEQAGVQIVDQTPKPGAQVAAGTTVIVSLGEPPVLGTTAVVPDVRGMTMRDASLRIESLGLRIIIEGTGTANAQDPLPGTQVALGTGVRVRFSP from the coding sequence GTGTCAACTCCCAAAAGCTTCAGGACTCGTGCCGGCCTGCTGTTAGCTGTTTTCGTGGTGGCGCTGTTTGGACTGGTTCTGCGTTTAGGTTTCCTGCAATTTGTCCGGGGGCCCATGTTGACGCGCTTGGCCATCGCGCAATGGATGCGGGATGCGCCTGTAGACCCCAGGCGCGGTGTCATCTATGACCGTCAAGGACGCGAGCTGGCCATCAGCGCCGACGTCGATAGCATCGTCGCGAGCCCGGCTAGGATAACCGAACCAAGGGAGACAGCTAAGAAGCTGGCAGCGGTGCTAGGGCTCGCCGAAGATACTATATACGAGTTGCTGACCCGCCGGCAGTCGCGGGTATATGTGGCGAGAAGGGTGACGGAGGCTCAGGCAGCCGCAGTTAGGGCGCTGGCACTTCCGGGCATCCATTTTGACATTGAAACAGCTCGATTTTACCCTTTCGGGACGCTAGCTAGCCACGTGCTTGGTTTTGCGGGGAGAGACGGACAGGGGCTAGACGGCGTAGAGCTCACTTACGACAGCATTCTCCGCGGAACGGCAGGCAAAGTGCGCACTCCTACTGACAACAAAGGTAACCCGTTGCCTAACGCTTACCCGGAGTATGTTCCGCCCGTAGACGGCAGGAGCATAGTCTTGACAATCGATGAAGTCATACAGCATATAGTGGAGCGAGAGCTCGACATAGCCATGGCAAAGCATCAGGCACAGGCAGCCCTTGCCGTCGCGATGAACCCTAGGACCGGCGAGATTCTCGCTATGGCCAATCGTCCGACTTATGACCCCAACCGGTTCAATCTCTATCCGGTAGAGTTGCGTCGCAATGCCGCGGTGTCCGACAGCTTTGAACCGGGCTCAACTTTTAAGCTGGTGACGGCTGCGGCCGCATTAAATGAGGACCTCGTGAGAGAAACAGACCGCTTCTACTGCCCGGGTTATGTCGTCGTCGCAGGCGTACGTCTCTCCTGTTGGAGGACGCGAGGGCACGGAAGCCTCAACTTCAGCCAGGTGATGGACCTCTCCTGCAACCCCGGCTTTGTCAATGTAGGACAAAAACTCGGCCAAGAGGCGCTCTTTCGATACATCGCCGAGTTTGGCTTTGGCAGGAGAACAGGTGTCGACCTGCCCGGCGAGGCCACTGGCATTATGTTTAGACAGGTAGGGCCTGTCGAGTTGGCGACTACCAGTTTTGGCCAAGGTCCGGCAGTGACTCCCCTGCAGCAGGTGGTCGCCATTTCCGCCATTGCCAACGACGGAAGGCGGATGCGGCCTCGCTTGGTTAACCAGATAAAGGATAACCATGGCAATGGCGTAGAGACTTTTGCCCCGGAAGAGGTTGCCCGCCCGGTCACAGCTGAGACAGCTAGGCGGCTACAGGCGCTACTCGAGAGTGCGGTGGTGCACGGTTCGGGACGCAATGCCTTTATCGAAGGCTATCGTGTGGCAGGGAAGACAGGTACAGCGCAGGTTCCGCGTCCGGGAGGCGGGTATTTCCCCGATAGGTACATAGCTTCGTTTATTGGCTTTGCGCCGGCGGATGACCCACAGGTTGCCCTTCTGGTAATGGTGCGCGACCCTCGCGGCCCTTACGGTTATTACGGCAGCCAGGTTGCCGCCCCTGCTTTTCGGGCCATGATGGTTGATATTTTGCGTTACCTTAGAGTCCAACCTGCGCCGACTGCCGCCTCGGAACTACAGCCAAACCCAATTGTCGTGCCTGAGCTCCGTGGGCTCACCACCACAGCGGCTGTTGCGCACCTGCGCGACTTAGGACTAAACTTAAGGATAGAGCAGGCAGGGGTTCAGATTGTCGACCAGACGCCGAAACCGGGGGCACAAGTGGCTGCCGGCACTACGGTCATCGTAAGTTTGGGCGAACCGCCGGTACTCGGCACCACCGCTGTCGTGCCGGATGTTCGCGGTATGACCATGCGCGACGCAAGTCTGCGCATCGAGAGTTTGGGGCTACGCATTATCATCGAGGGAACAGGGACAGCTAACGCACAAGACCCGCTTCCGGGGACGCAAGTTGCCTTAGGTACGGGTGTGCGTGTAAGATTTAGTCCGTAA
- a CDS encoding septum formation initiator family protein, which yields MILATKPLPRMPLPAAPLSRPVEKPRKRSQLRNVYRLVFVLAVFGVLAFGAVAREANIVAHNRTLRALSAEVADLEARNAALRVEVARLGSTAHIEQVARERLGMRAPTTLQVLTLGASGGN from the coding sequence GTGATACTAGCCACAAAGCCGTTACCGCGGATGCCTCTTCCTGCGGCGCCACTATCGCGCCCAGTAGAGAAACCTCGCAAGCGAAGCCAGCTTCGGAATGTCTATCGCTTAGTGTTTGTACTCGCCGTTTTTGGCGTTCTCGCCTTTGGCGCGGTAGCGCGAGAGGCCAACATCGTTGCCCACAATCGCACTTTGCGCGCTCTCTCGGCTGAGGTCGCCGACTTGGAAGCGAGGAATGCTGCGTTGCGGGTAGAGGTCGCAAGGCTCGGCTCGACTGCACACATCGAACAAGTAGCCAGAGAGCGGCTTGGCATGCGTGCGCCGACAACACTGCAAGTACTGACACTGGGGGCAAGCGGCGGCAACTAG
- the rsmH gene encoding 16S rRNA (cytosine(1402)-N(4))-methyltransferase RsmH, translating to MEHVPVLLQESLVALNLKPGDKVLDCTFGRGGHTREFLKAVGPNGLVIGLDVDREAEVAAEAFKGEPAFRFVRRDFRQLDSALALTDVRYVDAVFFDLGVSSPQLDERGRGFSYQHDARLDMRMDERQKLSAIDIVNTYAETKLAEILHEYGEERWSKRIAAFIVEARARQPIETTQQLVSVIKAAIPKGVRDKEEQHPARRTFQALRIAVNDELGALEEALTKAVKALVAGGRLGCISFHSLEDRVVKQFMVSAAKDCVCPSGVPQCVCQVKPVLRLLTRKAIAPSAEEIRVNPRSRSARLRAAERL from the coding sequence GTGGAGCATGTGCCGGTCTTGCTGCAGGAGAGTCTAGTCGCACTTAATCTAAAGCCAGGCGATAAGGTGTTGGACTGCACTTTTGGGCGTGGCGGGCACACGCGGGAGTTCCTCAAGGCAGTGGGCCCAAACGGCTTGGTAATCGGGCTCGATGTCGACCGCGAGGCAGAGGTAGCGGCGGAAGCGTTTAAGGGCGAGCCTGCCTTCAGATTCGTCCGGCGTGACTTTAGACAACTGGACTCGGCGTTGGCGCTAACAGATGTCAGGTATGTCGACGCAGTGTTTTTTGACCTCGGCGTGTCTAGCCCACAGCTAGACGAGCGTGGCAGGGGATTCTCGTATCAACACGACGCAAGATTAGATATGCGCATGGATGAGCGGCAGAAACTGAGCGCTATAGACATTGTCAACACCTATGCGGAGACTAAACTAGCGGAGATACTCCATGAATACGGGGAAGAACGCTGGTCCAAGCGCATTGCCGCCTTCATAGTCGAAGCGCGCGCGCGCCAACCCATCGAGACGACACAGCAGCTAGTCAGCGTCATTAAAGCGGCCATCCCTAAGGGCGTGCGGGATAAAGAAGAGCAACACCCAGCACGCAGGACGTTTCAAGCGCTGCGCATCGCCGTTAACGACGAGCTTGGCGCACTAGAGGAGGCCTTAACGAAGGCGGTGAAGGCGCTGGTCGCGGGAGGGCGCCTAGGCTGTATCTCATTTCACTCCCTTGAAGACAGGGTAGTCAAGCAGTTTATGGTGTCTGCGGCTAAGGATTGTGTATGTCCCAGCGGAGTTCCCCAATGCGTCTGCCAAGTGAAACCAGTGCTTCGTTTGCTGACGCGTAAGGCTATTGCTCCGTCGGCGGAAGAAATTCGAGTCAACCCGCGTAGTCGCAGTGCTCGGCTGCGTGCAGCAGAACGTCTTTAG